One window of the candidate division KSB1 bacterium genome contains the following:
- the smc gene encoding chromosome segregation protein SMC gives MYLSNLEIFGFKSFAKKTQFVFHNGITGIVGPNGCGKSNIVDAIRWALGEQKAGALRSELMENVIFNGSKTQKPLGMAEVSLTIQNTRNVLPIQYSEVVITRRLFRSGESQYLLNNTVCRLKDIMDLLMDTGVGANAYSVIELAMVEQILNGKPEERRHIFEEAAGVGKYKARRKAAFRKLEATEQDLLRLNDILTEVEKTVDSLKRQVQKAERYKVYADELRETEVNLAAFKFHTIKNELEPLVVSAKDYRDRREQISAQLAAEEAQIEEMRLTLLEVEKQLVARQRDLNANTERIKKKEEQILVSQERSRAVKENRERFLKEIEELKARRALLEEMRASFTNKIDEFTLALDAVVGEFNRKQSALTGVQELYQAKRQEAREAEAQRQGETETLAQLQKENERLRTQLEFNENRRAVLQQEIADLQQRRTALANRRDETQRQLAEALARLDHLNAETEANQKTIADTEAHLAGLKEQILSLNGAMQRHQDRASLLRKFLETYEDHPEGVKHLLLEGGLPEGCLGTLADRIRVPEPYRRAVEAALGEAVVSLLVDSLDRAFEGMDILRQREKGMVTFLPLRGSHHPNGKNRSASLDDSRVLARAKDVVDCDEPARDLIEDLLDECYIVSSLGDARALLERANSSRQSFVTLAGEVLTTWGPLKGGDTSRSSESVIDRRTQIEQIETEAARLQEQAAQQAGAKTAAEEALQRALAQNETLLNQRKQIESEKQKLELEFGQAVFESTRAEQEIRQRQEEAAKIEESQQHLRAQIAKLEPRLNELEINRQTAETANAQLAANLEALEQQFRAAQEAANAANVIVVEKRAELRNAQSEIERLAGNQRDIADSIQRRTEQIAEAEQQAQELTAQINSIREQLHDDFAERKELEEVVAEIERSFREQKQVADSKERALRAVRNERDEVSEKLHQAELHISELTMQRDNMVKHIHETYELDLAQRKPPEGEFDAAAAEERVNWLRNRLKSMGPVNMLALSEYEKEKERFDFLTSQKNDLLAAEANLKDTIKVINDTAYERFGKVFSQIRENFIQVFKSFFENGEADLRLDDGDPLEADIVIEANPKGKKLGSLALLSGGEKTLTAISLLFAIYLVKPSPFCILDEVDAPLDDMNIGRFVSALKKFSDNTQFIVVTHNKLTMKEADYLYGITMEEQGVSKVVSVKFEDVNVGQKALAA, from the coding sequence GTGTATCTTTCTAATTTGGAAATCTTCGGTTTTAAATCCTTCGCAAAAAAGACTCAATTCGTTTTTCATAACGGCATCACCGGCATTGTCGGCCCCAACGGCTGCGGCAAAAGCAACATCGTCGATGCGATTCGCTGGGCGCTGGGCGAGCAAAAGGCCGGCGCGCTGCGCAGCGAGCTGATGGAGAACGTCATTTTCAACGGTTCGAAAACGCAGAAGCCGCTGGGCATGGCGGAAGTCTCGCTGACGATTCAGAATACGCGCAACGTGCTGCCGATTCAATATTCGGAAGTGGTGATCACGCGGCGGTTGTTCCGCTCCGGCGAAAGCCAGTATCTGCTCAACAACACGGTGTGCCGCTTGAAAGACATCATGGATCTGCTGATGGACACCGGCGTCGGCGCCAATGCATATTCCGTTATCGAGCTGGCGATGGTCGAGCAGATCCTCAACGGCAAGCCGGAAGAGCGGCGGCATATTTTTGAAGAGGCCGCCGGCGTCGGCAAATACAAAGCGCGGCGCAAGGCGGCCTTCCGAAAATTGGAGGCGACCGAGCAGGATTTGCTGCGGCTCAACGATATTCTCACTGAAGTGGAAAAAACCGTCGACTCGTTGAAGCGGCAGGTTCAAAAAGCCGAGCGCTATAAAGTTTATGCCGACGAACTGCGCGAGACCGAGGTGAATCTGGCGGCGTTCAAATTTCACACGATTAAAAACGAGCTGGAGCCGCTCGTCGTCAGCGCCAAAGATTATCGCGACCGCCGCGAGCAAATTTCCGCGCAGCTCGCCGCCGAAGAAGCGCAAATCGAGGAAATGCGTTTGACCCTGTTGGAGGTCGAAAAGCAGCTCGTCGCCCGCCAGCGGGATTTGAACGCCAACACCGAGCGCATCAAGAAAAAAGAGGAACAGATTCTCGTCAGCCAGGAACGCAGCCGCGCCGTCAAGGAAAATCGCGAGCGCTTTCTGAAGGAAATTGAAGAACTCAAGGCGCGCCGGGCCCTGCTGGAGGAAATGCGCGCCTCGTTCACCAATAAAATCGACGAGTTCACGCTGGCGCTGGATGCGGTTGTCGGCGAATTCAACCGCAAACAATCCGCGCTGACCGGCGTTCAGGAACTGTATCAAGCCAAACGCCAGGAAGCGCGGGAGGCGGAGGCGCAGCGCCAGGGCGAAACCGAAACCCTGGCGCAGTTGCAAAAGGAAAATGAGCGGCTGCGCACCCAACTCGAATTTAATGAAAACCGCCGGGCGGTTTTGCAGCAAGAAATCGCTGATTTGCAGCAACGCCGAACCGCGCTTGCCAACCGCCGGGATGAAACGCAGCGCCAACTCGCTGAGGCGTTGGCACGCCTCGATCATTTAAATGCCGAAACCGAGGCGAATCAGAAAACCATTGCGGATACCGAAGCGCATCTTGCGGGTTTGAAAGAACAAATTCTTTCATTGAACGGCGCCATGCAACGGCATCAAGATCGCGCCAGCCTGCTGCGCAAATTTTTGGAGACCTACGAAGATCATCCCGAAGGCGTGAAGCATTTGCTGCTCGAAGGCGGCCTGCCGGAAGGTTGTTTGGGCACGCTGGCTGATCGCATTCGCGTGCCAGAGCCTTATCGCCGCGCCGTGGAAGCTGCGCTTGGCGAAGCGGTGGTCTCCTTGCTGGTCGATTCATTGGATCGCGCCTTTGAGGGCATGGATATTTTACGGCAGCGCGAAAAGGGCATGGTGACGTTTCTGCCTTTGCGCGGTTCGCATCACCCAAACGGCAAAAACCGCAGTGCCAGCCTGGATGATTCGCGCGTGTTGGCGCGGGCCAAAGACGTTGTCGATTGCGACGAGCCGGCGCGCGATCTGATCGAAGATCTTTTGGATGAATGCTACATCGTTTCCTCTCTCGGCGACGCGCGCGCACTTTTGGAACGCGCCAATTCCTCGCGCCAAAGTTTTGTCACGCTCGCCGGCGAAGTGTTGACCACGTGGGGCCCGCTCAAGGGCGGTGACACCAGCCGCTCTTCGGAAAGCGTGATCGACCGCCGGACGCAAATCGAGCAGATCGAAACCGAAGCCGCGCGTTTGCAAGAGCAGGCGGCACAGCAAGCCGGCGCCAAAACCGCCGCCGAAGAAGCTCTGCAACGCGCGTTGGCGCAAAATGAAACGCTGCTCAATCAACGCAAACAAATTGAAAGCGAGAAGCAGAAGCTCGAGCTGGAATTCGGCCAGGCGGTTTTTGAGAGCACTCGCGCCGAGCAGGAAATCCGCCAACGCCAGGAAGAGGCGGCGAAGATCGAGGAAAGCCAACAGCATCTGCGGGCGCAAATTGCCAAGTTGGAACCGCGATTGAATGAGCTTGAAATAAACCGGCAAACCGCGGAAACGGCGAACGCCCAGTTAGCCGCCAATCTCGAAGCGTTGGAGCAGCAATTCCGCGCCGCGCAGGAAGCGGCAAATGCGGCGAACGTCATCGTCGTTGAAAAACGCGCCGAGCTGCGCAATGCCCAATCCGAAATCGAGCGCCTTGCCGGCAATCAACGTGATATAGCCGACAGCATTCAGCGCCGCACCGAACAAATCGCCGAAGCCGAGCAGCAGGCGCAGGAGCTGACCGCGCAGATCAACAGCATCCGCGAGCAGTTGCATGACGATTTTGCCGAGCGCAAGGAGTTGGAGGAAGTGGTGGCGGAAATCGAGCGTTCGTTCCGCGAGCAAAAGCAGGTTGCTGATTCGAAGGAGCGGGCCTTGCGCGCCGTGCGCAACGAGCGCGACGAGGTGTCGGAGAAACTGCATCAGGCCGAGCTGCACATTTCCGAGCTGACGATGCAGCGCGACAACATGGTCAAGCACATTCACGAAACCTATGAGCTTGATCTGGCGCAGCGGAAACCGCCTGAAGGAGAATTTGACGCAGCGGCGGCGGAAGAGCGCGTCAATTGGCTGCGCAACCGCTTGAAGAGCATGGGGCCGGTGAACATGCTGGCGTTGTCCGAATATGAAAAAGAAAAAGAGCGTTTCGATTTTCTCACTTCGCAAAAGAATGACTTGCTCGCCGCGGAAGCCAATTTAAAAGACACGATCAAGGTCATCAACGACACCGCTTACGAGCGCTTCGGCAAAGTCTTCTCGCAGATTCGCGAGAATTTTATTCAAGTCTTCAAGAGCTTTTTTGAGAATGGGGAGGCCGATCTGCGGCTTGACGACGGCGACCCGCTGGAAGCCGACATCGTCATCGAAGCCAATCCCAAAGGCAAGAAGCTCGGCTCGCTGGCCCTGCTCTCCGGCGGTGAGAAAACGCTGACGGCGATTTCATTGCTCTTTGCGATTTATCTGGTGAAACCGAGCCCCTTCTGTATTCTCGATGAAGTCGACGCGCCGCTCGACGACATGAACATCGGCCGTTTCGTCAGCGCGCTGAAAAAATTTTCCGACAATACGCAATTCATCGTCGTCACCCACAACAAACTGACGATGAAAGAGGCGGATTATCTTTACGGCATCACCATGGAAGAGCAGGGCGTGTCGAAAGTGGTTTCGGTGAAGTTTGAAGATGTGAATGTGGGGCAAAAAGCGCTGGCGGCGTAA
- a CDS encoding histidine phosphatase family protein → MKTISLKIFLVAIFLAAALPAQAQPTVYLVRHADKLAKWYDDDVLDDFHPLSAEGETRAKKLADQFASGTVAAIFSSRTTRALHTALPLSQKLSLPVEVAEACMDTAAIAGFYKRLSQRFKSGQAVVLVSHSNIIPYFLIKAGLAQSCFKEIGIKASSPGEWLLIEGYDNIWKIEKLFAPRKNCEGFAVMKF, encoded by the coding sequence ATGAAAACAATCTCCCTTAAAATTTTTCTTGTCGCAATTTTTCTTGCGGCGGCCCTCCCAGCGCAGGCGCAGCCGACGGTTTATTTGGTTCGTCACGCCGACAAGCTGGCCAAATGGTATGATGACGATGTTTTAGATGATTTTCATCCACTCAGCGCCGAGGGGGAAACGCGCGCGAAAAAACTTGCCGATCAGTTTGCTTCGGGGACGGTTGCCGCCATTTTCAGCAGCCGCACCACGCGCGCCCTGCACACGGCGCTGCCATTGTCGCAAAAACTCAGCCTGCCGGTTGAAGTCGCCGAGGCCTGCATGGACACCGCGGCGATTGCGGGTTTTTATAAAAGGCTGTCGCAGCGCTTTAAATCCGGGCAGGCCGTCGTGCTGGTCTCACATTCGAACATTATTCCATATTTTCTCATCAAAGCCGGCCTCGCCCAAAGCTGTTTTAAAGAAATCGGCATTAAGGCTTCGTCGCCTGGCGAGTGGCTGCTCATCGAGGGCTACGACAACATTTGGAAAATAGAAAAATTGTTTGCCCCTCGCAAGAATTGCGAAGGCTTTGCTGTCATGAAGTTTTAA
- a CDS encoding carboxymuconolactone decarboxylase family protein, protein MAAQRMKSYEMIPERIKKHYLQFYDELYHPERSAIDLKTKELIAIAASVVADCKGCFRGHVLKAVRAGATREEVGEAIAIAIAISGAAIVDRTDIANEQFDLVRKLWENGGKSDDDEADATTP, encoded by the coding sequence ATGGCAGCACAACGCATGAAATCTTATGAAATGATTCCGGAACGGATAAAGAAACATTATCTCCAGTTTTACGACGAACTTTATCATCCCGAACGCAGCGCCATCGATCTGAAGACCAAGGAGTTGATCGCGATTGCCGCTTCCGTGGTGGCCGACTGCAAGGGTTGTTTTCGCGGCCATGTGCTCAAAGCCGTGCGCGCCGGCGCCACGCGCGAAGAAGTCGGCGAAGCCATTGCCATTGCCATTGCCATCAGCGGCGCCGCCATCGTGGATCGCACCGATATTGCGAACGAGCAATTCGATCTCGTTCGAAAGCTGTGGGAAAACGGCGGGAAAAGCGACGATGATGAGGCAGATGCAACGACGCCGTAG